The following are from one region of the Juglans regia cultivar Chandler chromosome 10, Walnut 2.0, whole genome shotgun sequence genome:
- the LOC109022107 gene encoding 20 kDa chaperonin, chloroplastic-like encodes MATAQLTVSSISTRNLASFQGLRPTEAAKFGPSVGHLTVGRGLSQRSFKGLVVKAATVVAPKYTSIKPLGDRVLVKIKTAEEKTEGGILLPTTAQTKPQGGEVVAIGDGKTAGKNKVDLSVKTGNQVVYSQYAGTELEFNGSKHLILKDDNIVGILETDDVKDLKPLNDRVLIKVAEAEEKTAGGLLLTEASKERPSIGTVVAVGPGTFDEEGNRKPLTLTPGNTVMYSKYAGNDFKGKDGLDYITLRASDVIAVLS; translated from the exons ATGGCTACAGCTCAGTTGACGGTATCGTCTATCTCAACGAGGAACTTGGCGTCGTTTCAGGGACTTCGGCCTACTGAAGCTGCGAAGTTCGGCCCTTCGGTGGGGCATTTGACAGTAGGGCGTGGTCTCTCTCAGAGGTCGTTTAAGGGCCTGGTTGTCAAAGCCGCAACAGTTGTCGCACCCAAG TACACATCGATTAAGCCTTTGGGCGATAGAGTGTTGGTGAAGATCAAAACTGCAGAAGAAAAGACTGAGGGAGGAATTTTACTTCCAACAACTGCTCAAACAAAGCCTCAAGGAGGTGAGGTGGTTGCAATTGGAGATGGTAAAACTGCCGGGAAGAACAAAGTGGACCTCAGTGTCAAg ACTGGCAACCAAGTTGTGTATTCTCAGTACGCTGGGACTGAGCTGGAGTTCAATGGTTCAAAGCATCTTATTCTGAAGGACgataatattgttggtattCTTGAAACAGATGATGTGAAAGATCTCAAACCCCTGAATGATAGAGTTTTAATCAAG GTTGCTGAGGCTGAAGAAAAGACTGCTGGTGGTCTGTTGCTGACAGAGGCATCTAAAGAGAGACCTTCCATTGGCACA GTGGTTGCAGTTGGGCCTGGTACTTTTGATGAGGAGGGCAACAGGAAACCATTAACCCTCACCCCAGGGAACACAGTTATGTACTCCAAATATGCTGGGAACGACTTTAAGGGTAAAGACGGATTGGATTACATTACTTTGAGGGCTTCAGATGTTATTGCTGTTCTTTCTTAG